A section of the Clostridium omnivorum genome encodes:
- a CDS encoding pyridoxal phosphate-dependent aminotransferase → MILSKKAQQISASITLAITAKAKKMKEEGIDVIGFGAGEPDFNTPVNIQQAAINAIQNGMTRYTAASGIAELKSAIVDKLKNENNLTYKQSQIIVSTGAKQCLANALQAILNPGDEVIIPIPYWVSYPELVKLADGTPVFVETKEENFFKYTPELLENAVTLNTKAIILNSPNNPTGTVYSKDELKFIAEFAKKHDLIIISDEIYEKLIYDNIEHVSIASLSQDTYERTIVINGLSKSYAMTGWRMGYAASSEEITKLMSNIQSHTTSNPTSISQYAAVEALRGDQSTIKEMILEFKNRRNYMVERINNINNLSCVKPSGAFYVMVNISKLLGKTVDGEVISNSLDFSRVLLEKEKVAVIPGSAFGVDNFIRLSYATSMENIQKGLDRIEDFVKMF, encoded by the coding sequence ATGATTTTATCAAAGAAAGCTCAACAAATATCAGCTTCAATAACGTTAGCTATTACAGCAAAAGCTAAAAAAATGAAAGAAGAAGGAATTGATGTTATAGGATTTGGAGCTGGGGAACCAGATTTTAATACACCTGTTAACATTCAACAAGCAGCTATTAATGCAATTCAAAATGGGATGACTCGTTATACAGCTGCTTCAGGTATAGCTGAACTTAAAAGCGCCATTGTAGATAAACTAAAAAATGAAAATAACCTTACATATAAGCAATCACAAATAATTGTTTCTACTGGTGCAAAGCAATGTTTAGCTAATGCGTTACAAGCAATTTTAAATCCAGGGGATGAAGTAATAATTCCAATACCTTATTGGGTAAGTTATCCTGAACTGGTTAAATTAGCAGATGGTACACCAGTTTTTGTTGAGACTAAAGAAGAGAACTTCTTTAAATACACTCCTGAATTACTTGAGAACGCAGTAACTTTAAACACAAAGGCAATAATATTAAATAGTCCCAATAATCCAACTGGTACAGTTTATAGCAAAGATGAGCTAAAATTTATTGCTGAATTTGCTAAAAAGCATGATTTAATTATTATTTCTGATGAAATATACGAAAAGTTAATATATGATAATATAGAACATGTAAGTATTGCAAGTTTATCTCAAGATACATATGAAAGAACAATCGTAATTAATGGCTTGTCTAAATCATACGCTATGACAGGATGGAGAATGGGTTATGCAGCTAGCAGCGAAGAGATTACTAAGCTTATGTCTAATATTCAAAGCCATACTACATCAAATCCAACATCCATATCACAATATGCTGCAGTTGAAGCGCTAAGAGGGGATCAAAGTACTATAAAGGAAATGATATTAGAATTTAAGAATAGAAGAAATTATATGGTAGAACGAATTAATAACATAAATAATCTATCTTGTGTGAAACCAAGTGGAGCATTTTATGTTATGGTTAACATATCAAAATTACTTGGAAAAACAGTAGATGGAGAAGTAATTAGTAATTCATTAGATTTTTCAAGAGTACTTCTTGAAAAAGAAAAAGTTGCAGTAATACCAGGAAGTGCTTTTGGTGTAGATAATTTTATAAGGCTATCATATGCAACTTCTATGGAAAATATCCAAAAAGGTTTAGATAGAATAGAAGATTTTGTAAAGATGTTTTAA
- a CDS encoding PHP domain-containing protein, translating to MQYSDLHIHSRYSDGTLWPEEIVSIASKKGVKCISITDHDTIESQYALQELESNSIRIIPGVELSTEYEEKEIHILGYFIEIDNKELNQAFDQVKLSRRDRAVQIINKLNELGLNVSFDEISTETTSIGRPHIAKLLVEKGYAKSVKEAFQHYLIKGKPAYVDRYKIHYKQALKLISNANGIPVLAHPGEIYKGISLEELVKEFKVYGLKGLEVFHPSHSSREANDYYNLAKKYSLAITGGSDCHGVYVREDLLIGTVGIDENLTNKFLRTKIK from the coding sequence ATGCAATATTCGGATTTACATATTCATTCCAGATATTCAGATGGTACTCTGTGGCCTGAAGAGATAGTTAGTATTGCTTCTAAGAAGGGTGTAAAGTGTATTTCAATTACTGATCATGATACCATAGAATCACAATATGCTCTGCAAGAATTAGAAAGCAATTCCATTCGAATTATACCAGGTGTAGAATTAAGTACTGAATATGAGGAAAAAGAAATACACATTCTAGGCTATTTTATTGAAATAGATAATAAAGAATTGAATCAAGCATTTGATCAAGTAAAACTCAGCAGGAGAGATAGAGCAGTACAAATAATAAATAAATTAAATGAGCTAGGACTTAATGTGAGTTTTGATGAAATATCTACCGAGACCACATCAATAGGTAGACCTCATATTGCAAAATTATTAGTTGAGAAGGGGTACGCTAAAAGTGTTAAGGAAGCCTTCCAGCATTATTTAATTAAAGGTAAGCCTGCATACGTTGATAGATATAAAATTCATTATAAACAAGCTCTAAAGCTTATATCAAATGCAAATGGTATACCAGTGCTTGCACATCCAGGGGAGATATATAAAGGTATTTCATTGGAAGAGTTAGTGAAAGAGTTTAAGGTCTATGGACTAAAAGGATTGGAAGTATTTCATCCATCTCATTCAAGTAGAGAAGCCAATGATTACTATAATTTAGCAAAAAAGTATTCATTAGCTATCACTGGTGGAAGCGACTGTCATGGAGTATATGTAAGAGAAGATTTGCTGATAGGCACTGTAGGAATTGATGAAAACTTGACTAATAAGTTTTTACGTACAAAAATAAAATAA
- a CDS encoding decaprenyl-phosphate phosphoribosyltransferase: protein MNIKAIIKLLRPKQWIKNSFVLAAIIFSGNFTKTGVFAKNIAVMLMFCIASSCVYILNDIIDVEKDRCHPKKKFRPIASGDVSVTLAVILGISLMVIVIIGTYKINPIALVIIVAYLILNILYSFKLKHIIIIDVMVITLGFVLRIECGSVVTDVSLSPWLILCTILLSLFLALNKRKSEIIELDSKSASHRKILEEYSVDLIDRMLNLVTPSILISYCLYTFSSVQSRSMMLTIPFIIYGIFRYEYLMTKNNAGGKPEDIFFKDKPFLINIVLWGLSILSIIYLTK, encoded by the coding sequence ATTAATATTAAAGCGATAATAAAATTATTAAGACCAAAGCAATGGATAAAAAATAGCTTTGTACTAGCGGCTATTATTTTCTCAGGAAACTTTACAAAGACTGGTGTTTTTGCAAAAAATATAGCTGTTATGCTTATGTTCTGCATTGCTTCATCATGTGTATATATTTTAAATGATATCATCGATGTAGAAAAAGATAGATGCCATCCTAAAAAGAAATTCAGGCCCATCGCTAGTGGTGATGTAAGTGTTACTTTAGCAGTAATTTTGGGTATTAGTTTAATGGTTATTGTGATAATTGGAACTTATAAAATAAACCCAATAGCGCTTGTAATAATTGTAGCATACTTGATTTTAAATATTTTATATTCATTTAAATTAAAACACATAATAATTATAGATGTTATGGTAATAACATTAGGCTTTGTTTTAAGAATAGAATGCGGAAGTGTTGTTACTGATGTATCTCTTTCACCTTGGCTAATTTTATGTACCATATTATTGTCATTATTTTTGGCATTGAACAAAAGAAAGAGCGAAATAATTGAATTGGATTCCAAAAGTGCTTCTCACAGGAAAATACTAGAGGAATATTCAGTAGATTTAATAGATAGAATGCTTAATTTGGTAACACCATCTATTTTAATATCATATTGTCTATATACATTTAGTTCTGTTCAAAGCAGGAGTATGATGCTAACAATACCTTTTATTATCTATGGTATATTTAGGTACGAATATCTAATGACTAAAAATAATGCAGGAGGTAAACCTGAAGACATTTTCTTTAAAGACAAACCATTTTTAATTAATATTGTTCTTTGGGGACTATCGATTTTGAGTATTATATACTTAACTAAATAA
- a CDS encoding stage V sporulation protein S, with protein sequence MEVLKVSAKSSPNSVAGALAGVLRERGGAEIQAIGAGALNQAIKAVAIARGFVAPSGIDLVCIPAFTDIQIEGEERTAIKLIVQPR encoded by the coding sequence ATGGAAGTATTAAAAGTTTCAGCAAAATCAAGTCCAAATTCTGTAGCAGGCGCTTTAGCAGGTGTTTTAAGAGAAAGAGGGGGCGCTGAAATACAAGCAATTGGTGCTGGTGCGTTGAATCAGGCTATTAAAGCTGTTGCTATTGCTAGAGGTTTTGTTGCACCAAGCGGCATTGATTTAGTTTGTATTCCTGCATTCACAGACATTCAAATTGAAGGTGAAGAAAGAACAGCTATCAAATTGATTGTTCAACCAAGATAA
- the rny gene encoding ribonuclease Y: MPTSAVYTVLIILALLAVLIAAIIYIRKNRSQANIAKAQEESRRILDESAKEAESLKKEAILEAKEEVHKLRNDFEKESRDRRNEIQRLERRVIQREELLDKKSEMLEKREENLNKKQQEIEVTESEIQALYAKEREELERLSGLTSEDAKQVLLNEISKEIKHEAAIMIKDVETKAKEEADKKAREIITYAIQRCAADHVAETTVHVVALPNDEMKGRIIGREGRNIRTLETLTGIDLIIDDTPEAVILSGFDPIRREVARIALEKLIVDGRIHPARIEEMVEKAKKEVEAHIKEEGEQATFETGIHGLHTELIKLLGRLKYRTSYGQNVLKHSIEVAYLAGLMASELGIDPTLAKRAGLLHDIGKAVDHEVEGPHALIGAEAAKKYHESSIVVNAIAAHHGDVEPQSLEAILVQAADAISAARPGARRETLEAYIKRLEKLEEIANLFEGVEKSYAIQAGREIRIMVKPEDIDDAGSIELARNIVKKIESELEYPGQIKVNVIRETRAIEYAK; encoded by the coding sequence ATGCCAACAAGTGCGGTATATACAGTTTTAATAATATTAGCATTATTAGCTGTATTAATTGCAGCAATTATTTATATTAGAAAGAATAGGTCACAAGCAAACATTGCTAAGGCTCAAGAAGAATCTCGTAGAATTCTTGATGAATCTGCAAAAGAAGCTGAGTCTTTAAAGAAAGAGGCTATTTTAGAAGCAAAAGAGGAAGTTCATAAACTCCGTAATGATTTTGAAAAAGAATCAAGGGATAGAAGAAATGAAATTCAGAGATTAGAGAGAAGAGTCATTCAAAGAGAAGAATTATTGGATAAGAAAAGTGAAATGCTTGAAAAGCGAGAAGAAAACCTTAACAAAAAGCAGCAAGAAATTGAAGTAACTGAAAGTGAAATCCAGGCTTTATATGCTAAGGAAAGAGAAGAACTTGAAAGACTATCAGGATTAACTTCTGAAGATGCAAAGCAGGTTCTACTCAATGAAATAAGCAAGGAAATCAAACATGAAGCTGCTATAATGATTAAGGATGTGGAAACTAAAGCAAAAGAAGAAGCAGATAAGAAGGCAAGGGAAATTATCACTTATGCAATTCAAAGATGTGCTGCTGATCACGTTGCAGAAACTACAGTTCATGTAGTTGCTCTTCCTAATGATGAAATGAAAGGAAGAATTATAGGTAGAGAAGGAAGAAATATTCGTACTTTAGAAACCTTAACTGGAATTGATCTTATTATAGATGATACGCCAGAAGCAGTAATTTTATCTGGTTTTGATCCTATTAGAAGAGAAGTGGCAAGAATAGCATTGGAAAAACTAATAGTTGATGGAAGAATTCACCCTGCCAGAATTGAAGAAATGGTTGAAAAAGCTAAAAAAGAAGTTGAAGCACACATAAAAGAAGAAGGCGAACAAGCAACTTTTGAAACTGGTATTCATGGACTTCATACTGAATTAATCAAGCTACTAGGAAGATTAAAGTACAGAACAAGTTATGGTCAGAATGTTTTAAAACATTCGATTGAAGTTGCTTACTTGGCAGGCTTAATGGCATCTGAGCTAGGTATAGATCCTACTTTAGCAAAGAGAGCTGGTTTACTACATGATATAGGTAAAGCAGTAGACCATGAAGTTGAAGGCCCTCATGCATTAATTGGTGCTGAAGCAGCAAAGAAATATCATGAGTCTTCAATTGTTGTAAACGCTATAGCGGCACATCATGGTGATGTTGAACCTCAATCACTTGAGGCAATTTTAGTTCAAGCAGCGGATGCAATTTCAGCTGCTAGACCTGGAGCAAGAAGAGAAACATTAGAAGCTTACATTAAGAGATTAGAAAAGTTGGAAGAAATAGCAAACTTATTTGAAGGCGTAGAAAAGTCATATGCCATTCAGGCTGGAAGAGAAATTAGAATTATGGTTAAACCAGAAGATATTGATGACGCAGGTTCCATAGAATTAGCTAGGAATATAGTAAAGAAAATTGAAAGCGAACTTGAATATCCTGGCCAAATAAAGGTTAATGTAATAAGAGAAACTCGCGCCATTGAATACGCTAAATAG